The nucleotide sequence GAAGTGAGgttgaggaggaggaagaggaagaaagtGAGTCACAGTGTTTATTGCCGCCTCCTAGGAAAGGAGGGATGTGTAGAAGTACTGACAAGATTAAGAGGACTGTCCAGTGGAATGACAACAAAGGAGACAATCTTGCTGAGGTTTTGGTTTATGAACCAAGGTAAGGAACAAGAGTCTatgttgattgttttgttttgttttgtttccttcatatttttcactttaatttGGGAATTGTCGTATTGTGATTTTGTGTGTTTCAATTGTTTGGTCTGCCTCTGCTGCAAAGTTGGGAACAATATAATTACGTTATGTTTGTATTGATTCTGGATCTTTGACTAGTGCCCTTTTTGTTTAATGGTTTCAGTAGAGAAATTCTTGTGGTTGGTTGCTAATCTGTTTCTCCTTGATTTGTTAGCTAAGTGTTATTGTTGATGAGTCTATGAGAAACACTTAGAATTGCCCTTTGTCTATTGTAATTGGGCTTGTGGAAACTGAACTTAGCAAAAACACCTAGAGATAATGAACTAACTACCTCTTTTTCACTTGATGAATCACTGTACAAGTTCCACATTGGTAGTTTCTCCTCTGCTATAGGACCAGTAGGGTAGTTTCCTTCCATTCAAGAACTTACATTCTCTTACACCGTTGTGTGTTTTGCTTGGAAATTTCTAACAATTATATTTCTTACTTCTTCCTCCATTTTATGATTGCAGTGAAGTAAGCGATACAGATGACGATGATTCAGATTCCTGCATCTGCACAATTATGTAGTCCTCAACCAACCACCATTAACATGGAGTTTTAACAATGAACTCGCCCTTTGTATCTAGCTTCTTTTTAAGCAATCAGTTCTTTTTGAGGAAAGACGAACCAACAGGCTTGTCAAGAAGCCAGTTCAAAGGAGGGATGTAGTAGACTCACATAAACTTATACCAGATCATCACATTTCATTCACAGGAGTGAGAGAGTATATAGATTATATAGATTACTGCTGTATTGTCCAATAGAGAGGCTGAAGATCTTTGTGAGTGCTGTTTGATTTGATTACAGGTTTTTGACAGTAAACTATGTACTGTATGTCTTTTACTGCAACAAACAAGCTAATTCAATTGTAAGCATGTGCTTCCTGTAACTGTTCTCCTCAACCAAACCATAAGAAGATACCAAAACATTGAAAGATCACAACTTTATCAAAATAAATCTGAATAGTGAAACTGATGATACAAACCTCCAATCCACACACACATAAAGAATCAGAAATgctacaaacacaaacaaacaaaaacactgTATCACTGTGGAACCTTTGACCTGTTCGCCATGTTGGTGATGTCCACAATTGGTGATCTCTTAGCTGAACCAGTCTTTGGTGAGACCAACCACTCGGCAAGGCTAGTATTGACGATGATCTCCTTCAGTAATGGTCTTGCTTGATCATCATCACTCTCCACTTCAACATTCTCCTTCATTATCTGTTTAACTCTCACCGGCTTTGCTTTAACCGCTTTCCACTGCGCAATATTCTCAACAGGATTCAATAAAGGAGTCACGTCCTGgtcctcatcttcatcttcatcatcatcatcatcttcatcatctgtGTTATAGTCTTCATCCTCCAAATCACTCTCTCCATATCCCAACTCATCTTCATCTTCGCAATCATGGTATCTATAGTTTGAAGGATACACAGATCTACTGCTCTCTATCTCTCCTTTTgcctcttcttcatcatcatcgctGCAATAGCTCTCGTATCTTGATGGTGGAGGTGGTTCAAAGGTTTGCACATTCAAGTTAAACCTGACTCTCTTCCTCGTCTTCTTTGTTcctttctcctcctcctctgcaCCCACCTCACACCTGAAACAGAGCCAGAAACAGAGCATTGACCGTTGTTGAATGAAATGATAAAACCGGTCTGGGTTTGGCCTTTTATAACCGGTTATCATCAGGTAGAGTAATCTCAGAGCAGAAAGGTATCATCTTTATGAGTGAATCTGAATCTATAAAACACTGACCTGAGGTTCGAAATCGAGATCTTTTCAGGGCTATCTACATTAGTGATCGAATCTGACGGATCTGAGGAGAGTAGAGGCTCATAGCTACAGAATCTCTGCAAGAAACAAATgttagaaagagagagagagagagagagagagagagagagagagagagagagagagagagagagagagagagagagagagagagagagagagagagagagagagagagagagagaaaaggaggTTACTTGATGCTGAGGAAGGATCTTCCTGGTGGAGTTTCTGCGTTTTGTGTTGGAAGAGAGACCGAAACAACCAGTGAAACATCCCATTGGTGGTGGGTGATGTTTCCTCTGTTTCGGGTTTTCGATTCTTGAGAGGAGAAGACGACGAAGAgagatgatttttgtttttattttatttatttgttttgttgccTCGTTGATGTGTTTGAATAGAAATAGGAACGTTGGGGAGTTTCGAAAAGATGAAAGGGACGGTAGCCTCACGGCGTTTCTGCCGTCgtttattttttgcttaaagaagaaaaagacaaaacagtTATTGCACCATTTTTTTTAGTATTCCGAACCATATTTCGCTTAAAGATCATTGTGAAATTCTTTACCTATTAAAAAtgttcaaatataaaaataaaatctttatttttcgGCAATTTTATGAATTGATATTAAAGAGtactttcattaaaaaaataaaaaataaagacacCGTATAGttcgtaaaaatatttttattgttctaAGAATCCAGATTCAATGGGTTGTCTTGTGAGTGTGGGCCTTGTGGCCTAGTTAAGTAATTTTGGGAAAGTTATACCAGAATAAACCAAGTTGTATGTCCTTCATTTGTTTGAGTGACATCCATATGTAAGTTATGACTCATTTTCTCGATCGATAAACCTTCTATTGCTATAAGTTACTAGTTACATATATGTCACATATATGCCTATGTTCGTATCTGTGTCTGATGCATATATCATCTGGATACAACATCTAAATATTACATCtagattttgtttatttatagtTAGTATTTGCACTTATGCGAAACATCTATCCTTTTAGATATTATGTGAGTATTGACATGTTTCATATCTTTCTAAATATTATATGAGTATTGACAAGATTACAACAATGCTttgattttaagtttttcaaaaattatagtGTTTCGAAGttcaaaaatgtttataaaaattaagatatctaTAAACTTaaaagccttctggccgagggcacgtctgtctgggtgtcacaaatcgtcgtccccccccatcctctcgaggatatggaacggaagctgatctcccgtgtgtaaccgtacgcggttggccaaaatccgagctaaggacgtcaggagcgtcttgacatgcggtaaCGAGTAAGCTCTTGGACTGGAAGGTTCTTGTCGTACGCGGGTAGGTTGCAGCTGATAAACTCAGTGATTATGAGTCTAACTAATTTCTGGATGGCTGCATTTAGGCTACCGAGCAGTTGCATTAAGGAGATTGAGAGGATTTGTTCAGCTTTCTTGTGGTCAGGCCCTGATCTTAATGGAAGGAAAGCAAAAGTGGCGTGGACAGATGTGTGTAGaccaaaaaatgagggagggttggggatcagaccgttgaaagAGGTGAATTTGGTGAGCTGTCTGAAGTTGATATGGAGATTATTATCTTCACAATCGTTGTGGGTGAACTGGGTAAAAACGTATCTCATAAGGAAAGGCTCATTCTGGCAAGTGAAGGAAAATACCCAAGCGGGTTCTTGGATGTGGAGAAAGGTTCTTAAATGCAGAGAAGTAGCTAAGAGATTCTATGGAGTTGAAGTGAAGAATGGAGAAAAAACTTCGTTCTGGTATGAAAGGTGGTCATCACTGGGTTGTTTACAAGAAGTGCTAAGAGAAGGGGGCAGTATTGACTTCGGAATTTCCCAAAATGCAGTGGTGGCTGACATTCGAAGTCACAGGCGAAGGCATCACAGGGTTACGCTGTTGAACATACTAGAAGATGAAATTGAAAAGTACAAAAGAAATTATgttcaagaagaagatgtgtCTTTATGGAGGAATGGAAAAGGGAAGTATAAGAGAAGATTTTCAACTCGAGAAACTTGGTTAAGCATAAGAGATAATGCTCCAGAGTGCTATTGGTATAAGGCGGTGTGGTTCAAGTACGCAACCCCGAgattttcttttataacctGGGTTGCAATGAAAGAAAGACTCTCAACGGGAGATAGAATGCAGAAATGGAATGGAAGTGCTAATATAGCATGTGTACTATGTCAAGAACCAGTGGAGACTTTGAGACATCTATTTTTTGAGTGTTCTTATTCAGAACAAATCTGGAGAGGGTTAATGAGAGGAGTCATGGAAGAGCAGTACACGGCTGACTGGGGGAGGCTACTAAGGCTAATAACACGAGATTTAAGCTGGGGTAAGGTTAAAGCCTTCACTATCAAGTATATGTTCCAGCTTGCGGTACATAGCATTTGGTGTGAGCGGAATAAGAGACGACATGGAGAAGAGCCTTGTCCTGCTGAGATATTGAGTAAAAGAATGGACAAAACTATGAGGAACAAGTTTACAATCTTACAAAGGAAAAGAGATAAGGATTTAGAAGGGGGGATGAGGTTCTGGTTCAGTACCAGATGAGTTTTTTATAGGAGTTCTTGAAGATTATGGAAAAGTAGGAGGAAGTGATGGATGTCCAGTAGGAGTGAGTGCTGGCTGCctagtaggagtgagagctagGTAGATTGGAGAAGGTTGAGTGGTGATAAGGAGGTCTAGTAGGAGTGAGTGCTAACCATccagtaggagtgagagctggCTACctagtaggagtgagagctagGTAGATTAGAGAAGATTGAGAAAGGGATGAGAAGGTTGATGAGTGGAAGCCTCTGTTTTTTttgcaatttgtttttttttattattcaaattttatagaaaatctTAGAGAAAGTCACACATAGTTGTAACAaggtatttttcttttgaattaaatttaacattcaattcaaaaaaaaaagcacataACATCAACACTTTTTTAGTCAACTAAAACCTATAAAATTTTAGTCATGTTTTGTCGTTAGTATAGTTTTCTTGTATATTTTTTCTGGAGAAtccattatttatcaattatataaaaataaaacatataattttcttaagaaGTTGTACAAAGCCTTAAATATTATAGTTATATTTACTAGGTCGtcttccgcgctacgcgcggataattgGCTATAAAAATTTTACAatcttaattttatatcatttaacatatattatgaGATGGGAGATGGCATGTACTAAATTTGGTTGCTTAAATGTTGCATGTAGCTTTAGGTTGGTCCGTTCTAAATTGTACAAAGATTGTATAaaataagtttgccaaaataCCAAAACTGAGTTCAGAATATAACAGTTGGTTAGACTTTGAAATCTTAATTTtagttgatttttttcaaagatCATCCTCTGGATTATACTGGTGTTTAATGtgttgttaaaataaaattgtgtcGCGGCTGATGAAGCGAGCATTAACTTCCTTGTAAATAAAAGGTATTAACTATTAATCGTAACGCATTACATTTTAAGTTGTTGTTTTTGCCTTTATATTTAATGAATAATGTTTGTCGGCAACTTCATATTTTCAATTGTTTCTGTTTTGCAGTTCCCAAAATAGATATACTTGGTTGTCTCATAGTGAAAAACTTTACAATCGTTGGTCTATAATATAGTTTCATATAAGATGTAACATAAGttagaaatataaattttgtgTTTTGCATGCATCTTTTTTAAAGCCACTAACTATAAGCTTTGTTGCAGTTTATGGATTGTGGCGATTAATTTATTGCATCATGTTATTTTTTAAACGCTATTTGCTTTAGCTTGTGtaattaattaactattttaatttattttgtttgggAAGATGACGATATTATTATCCCAGAAGGTAGGTGTTGTGAACTTAAATGTTAAAATACCAATGATATGAATATGTATACATTAATTTGGAAAAATTTGatggattttaaaataaataatttttataaacattaaGTGGTCTTATAAATCGGTAAGTACCTCTAactaacaatatatatttttgtatttagtattaaatattcttaatttgatatttatatgAGAATTAAATCAAAACATGTTCAAGAAAACTAATTGATCATCTTTGtaaaagtaatttaaaaaaaaaacagtttagaatatttaacattttcagTTTTAACTATTGAATAACCACAATGTATCCAGCAATTCAAATCCCAAAATTTTAAGTGTATAATGAAAATGCAACAATTTCAAATACTATGGTGAACtttaggttttgtttttatatttataagtcAAAAAATATACACTACATATGGTAAAATAGTGGTGAATATAACTTTACATTTTGGCTGTATTTAGTCACAAAAAGAAGAGGATTTGAACTGTACATTTGTAAGTCAACATAATCTACACTATAGCTTCGATTGGTGACtacaattaaagaaaaaaatatgatgaatttgTTGTTCTTCAAAATTGGTACCaattaaattgaatttttttgtcaaattaagAACATATGGGCCCTACCATATTCTTCATATATTGATGAATTAATGAAGAGTATTTTCCTCTTCTAAATTTGATGAGAAACGTTTGTTCCTCCATATtcttttttcaattaaatttcattaaataaaattttgttcagtatttttatattcattttCATATTCCGCTCTAAAACTTTATAAAGACGAATTAAATTGTCAGCATGGACATGTTGAAAAGCctaaattttaatgttaaatatttttcaaataatataacaacattaaaataataaattaaaattaatacttaTATAGAAAGTTTGTGCAAATAATgcagaattaattatataaaacaatcattatttgatttgtttctatAGAGAAATATAATCAACTCAGGATACATCACACAATCCTCAAAATTTTttctgaaattaaaattttaaccaaTATAATTTATGAGGATTTTATGTTAAAACTCTAGGCAAAAGTTTGTAAAAACAATATTAGTTACATAAAGAGTAGACGATTATTGTTCATAAAATAACTTTCAAAGGTGTATGCTTccaagtttaaattttaaaccttCATAGTTGTCTTTATTGTAAAATTGCGTATAACGCTCCGAATCTTTTTAAAGAGGAGGCTATGATTGGTGTCAATTCACATTAATATTGCATAAAATTCCCATTGCCGATCTCATGAGACTTTTTGTTCTAGAGAACTTAACATATCATCTTCTATTTTCATTTTAGTTAAGTTCTCTGAGTGCAAAAATGGAAGAAAGATATCATTGCATTCTTTGAAACCAAGAGCAATGAAACCCTCAATGCATAAAAGAGGACGTGCATAAACACAACCTGTGATGTTCTGTGAATAAACTGATGGAATCCTCAGAGTTCTGTTATACGTTGAAGCGGAATACAATAAAATATCCTTCATTAACAATGTACACTTCACCCTCAGATCTCAGCTGcacaaaaaaagacaaaaaattatCAAGAAAACTCCCAGTGAAAAGAGAATCATATGATATATTTCGCTAGGCAGGAGTTCAGTTTATGGAATCAGGGAAGAAACTCACAAAGTCTTCTCTTTTGCTGCAGGAAGAGAGCCAGCAGAGAATAAATCTTCATATGCAACCTGAACCCAAAAGGAAACAATTGAAATGATGTCCTACTTTCTACTTAAACATAATGATACACAGTCgaagatttcaattttaatgaacATGAGGTCAATGTTCAGAACGGAGAGTATTATAACTGTATCATAGATTCAATGAGAGGAAAAATTTAATAATCTCAGTTCTAATAAGACCCTTTTCAAAGTCAGAATGAATGACACCAGTAGCTAGTGGTGCAGTTATTAATGTATCAAGAAATTTGTCTACCAAATTACCTCATAACCCCCAGAAACCCCATGCTGTGAAGACTGATTGGAAACTCAAATACGTGTACTGTCCATGCTCTTGTTTCCTGCATAGAAAATTGACATTTTAGAaggatgtattttaaaataatacgcTTTAATGTCTGTCTGTATATGTTACTTTACCTTTTCACCTGAAGTGAAGTACGCCTGAAAACCTAGCAGACTGTACATTGCCCTGATGAGGTTCCCTAGGCACTTTCTCTGACGCCTAGCGAGTTCAAATCTTTTTCTCCGGCTCAGCAAGATCGGCTAGCAAAATTTGCCAAGTAGACCTACGCTTCATTGTACGCAAGCAAAGATGCTTTACGGCTTCCTTCTCGAGGTCACTCAATGCAACTGACTCTGCAGGTTTCCCATAAGAAGGGCCGCCTGGATTCTTTCTAGAGCAGATTTTCCGGCTTCCTCCTGTCTCATATATAGAATGTCACATAACTATTGTGAAGAAGAGCAGAGTAGCTTATAATATGTTTGAGAGCTAAGTAGTTCACCTTGACTTTGGATTGGGAATCCTTAGCATTGCCTTTCTTAAGTCTATCTAGTCTTTTCCCAATCTGAtccaaaatcagaaaataagTTCTAGAATGATGACATAAATGTCAGAGGTGGGATCAACTTTTCCATTGACATGAATAATGTCGTTGCACTCAAAGCAGCGCACCACCTGATGAGAAAGCAAATAAGTTACTACACATAACCAAGGAAGTACCCGAGCGATCACTGAGGGAGCGAAAAAAGTGAAACATGGAGGATGGAATCGACTTCTCGATGGCCTACTCACAATGGAATGGTACTCATCCTCATGTATTCCAAAATTCTCACAGTCCTTATCCATCAGCCTCATCTCACAATTTGCGATTTTATCTTGCGTTGTACATCATACTCGGATCATAAGGGGTATAGtataatgatcatgtatttAACTAATGGTATAGTATGTTAGACTTACCATATTAATCGCCTCTAATGTTGCGGTTTGGTTCGATTTCTTGAAAGAAATGGAACCTGAACTTCTTTCACTATATCGCCTCTCATGTTGCAGTTTGCCGTTGATGTCCTTGATGCCTTCATGTGCTTATGTATCAGcagaaaataatgttttcaaaaCAATCACAGTAACTACAGAGATTAAAGCGAATCAAACAATAGTCAACGTCAAGCCAGTTTTAAATTCTTAAACATGCAAAAATTAAAGAGGAGCAAGGTATCTTACAGCTTCAAACTCTTTGACTTATTGCAGTTGCATCGCTTACATGAATCGTCCTCTTCTTTGTGTCCAAAGTTTCACCTGCATATTATGCCAACATATAAGAAAAGACCTACAGATTGTATAACTTTTCTCAGGAAAAATCTTGCTAGTTTCTCTTAAAGGCTGTTTGAATTCAACTCTTTGAACAACAATTCTTTGGGAGATTGGGACAGAACACCACAACTAAACATACAACAAAACAACTATGTGAGAAACATTGTTTAATTAAGGACCCAGAGACAAACTAACTGCAACACTAATGAAATTAACTTTGAATTAACCTGATTGGAAACCACAACCGACGGTTCtggctggaactcctttgttTATATCATGCTGCGTCGGTGGCTTAACACCCGCAGAAGCGTCTTTTTTCTTTCATAGAAAAGTATTGAGCCATATAGTATGAGCAAGGGGCAGAAGATTCACAAACAGAATCAGGAACGTGAGATAGTTAGCAGCGGAGCACATTCAAATTGAGGTAAGATGTGTTTGATGTGTCCTATGCGGAGTTTCCTTGCTTGATTCAGAGTTTGGTCGCTGCTCCAAAACTGCATCTCGAACTTTTGCTGATTAAGTGTCCGTTCCTGCAAACGAAGATTAGTGGTTAAACTTTGTCAACAATATTCTTAGCCAAAGCACAAAAGTTTTCTGCAACATCATTGCagataaatattgtatttaaaggtaacaaaaacgaaattcaatccacaataacaaaaaaaaaagcaacatctgagaatctgatcaagaaaGAGTAAGAAGAGGTAAAAGTACAGGGTGAACAGGAGACTTTCCGCTGGTCTTAACAGGGTTCATGGCCATAATCTTCTATTGTAAATTTTGCTCAACTGTAAGATTCGATGAAAGTATTTAAAAATGAGGAGAAACCAAGGAAAAGTGGAAAGGGGAAGAGATGATAACGTAGGTTTACagagagataaaaaaataaagaaacagaAGAGTTGAGGTTGAGGGATTTTCGTCGGCACCCACAGGGTTTTTGGAAGATGGGTTTAAACTGGGCCATTGTAAAATATTAGAAACCCAGACTAATGACCCAAGATTGCCTTTCTCGAATAAAAGCTGGAATGACGTGTACATTTTGAACTCTCTGATTTGCCAATTATTTAAAGTGACGTGGACATGCTATCCTTTGAGCTTATTTtacttttagtatagtatagatacaTACAACTGTCCATAATCtcatacaaaattataaatgtatatatttatacattcaAAACCTTAATTAAATCTCCATTtcttttcaaataatttttttaatttttttttagctcaGTCAtaaatgtatacatattttaaactaaaatagttctaataactTTCAACCAATAACATTTCAAAAGATCTACAACTTTTTATTGTTAATTAGTaaattatgcattaaacaaCAGAAATGCTAAAATTTCatcttaaagaaaaaaaatcagaagcaGTTTTAATTACAGAAAATCACAATTCTATTCCCAGTATACTAATATCAcatcaaattattaatattgcTCATCATATTGGTGCTGATTTTGGGTTGAAATGTTAATAGTCTAATCTAACAGATCATCATTGATCTGCAACGACTACGAACAAAGAGGTCAGTGATCGGATGTTCTTCTTTAAAACATCTCACGTGAGATCCACATTCTCTTAACAAAAAGTCACCACTGCAGTCTGTCTAATGTACAGTTTAGTTCGAAGTTTGAACCATCTCTGCAACGTGATACCGACCATCCGATTTTCACCGCTACACAACCGTACACCGTCCGATGTCCTTGCTCAATTTACCGTATCACCAAGTAAAAAAATATCCACTTCCCTTTTTACgtaacttttcaaaaatatctactactttcttcttctgtcaaaatattaaatatctaCTTTTGCATACTGAAGCTTTTTcagtaataaaattaaaaaattaaacgaatctctttcactctctttAACCCCATTGGCTACTTTCTAaagtctgttttttttcttcttcttcttctctctctctaactcgATTCCcacaaaccctaattttctCGGAACCTCTTCTTCGCCGGGGAGATTCGAATCTAGGTTAAAGCAATGGAATCAGATCAGGGAAAGCTCTTCATCGGCGGGATTTCATGGGACACGGACGAGAATCTCCTGAGAGAGTAATTCAGCAATTACGGCGAGGTTTTGCAGGTGACGGTGATGCGAGAGAAAGCTACAGGTCGTCCGAGAGGATTCGGATTCGTTTCCTTCTCCGATCCCGCCGTCATTGACAGGCTTCTTCAGAGCAAGCACCATATCGATAACAGAGATGTACAAAGCTCAAAACTTTACTCGAATCTGCACTTATTGTCATTACCatcataaaaatctaaactttttaatCTTGTCGTACTAGGTTGATGTGAAGAGAGCAATGTCTAGAGAAGAGCAGAGTCCTGGTGGTGGTAGTAGACCAGTGGGGAGTTTTGATAACGTGAGGACCAAGAAGATATTTGTTGGAGGTTTGCCTCCTGCGTTGACATCAGATGAGTTTAGAGCCTACTTCGAGACTTACGGTCCCGTGAGCGATGCGGTGATTATGATTGACCAGACCACGCAACGTCCTAGAGGGTTTGGGTTTGTTTCGTTTGATTCTGAAGATTCTGTTGACCTTGTTTTGCACAAGACTTTCCACGATTTGAATGGGAAGCAAGTCGAAGTTAAAAGAGCTCTTCCTAAAGATGCTAATCCTGGAGTTGTTGGAGGTGGTGGGGGTCGTGGGGATGGTGGTTTCTCGGGGTATGGTGGAGGTGGATACGAGGGTCGTGTTGATTCGAGTAGATACTTGCCGCCTCAAAACGCTGGAAGTGGGTATCCTCCTTATGGTGGTTCTGGGTATGGTTATGGAAGCAACGGTGTGGGTTATGGAGGGTTTGGAGGGTATGGGAATCCATCTGGTGCGCCTTATGGGAACCCTGGTGTTGCTGGAGCTGGGTTTGGAAGTGGTCCAAGAAGTTCTTGGGGAGGTCAAGCGCCGTCTGGTTACGGTAACGTGGGATATGGAAATGCTCCTGCTGCTGCTCCGTGGGGCGGTTCTGGTCCTGGTTCAGCAATGATGGGTCAAGGAGGTGCATCTGCAGGTTATGGGTATGGTGCAGTCGGTGGGCGGCCTAACAGCCTTGGCGGTGGCTATGCTGATGGTTCAGATGGCTCTGGAGGATATGGGAATCACCAAGGGAACGGGCAAGGTGGTTATGGTGGAGGTTTTGGAAGTGGTCATCAAGCTTTACAACAGTGATTGGAGGAAGAAAGAAAGACTACTACATTGTGGTCTTTTCCACAAACTCCTCTTTCCTCCTTAAGGATGC is from Brassica napus cultivar Da-Ae chromosome A4, Da-Ae, whole genome shotgun sequence and encodes:
- the LOC106447154 gene encoding uncharacterized protein LOC106447154, translated to MDTSCGEGEEGNGCESSNNKAVVVSLKRSEVEEEEEEESESQCLLPPPRKGGMCRSTDKIKRTVQWNDNKGDNLAEVLVYEPSEVSDTDDDDSDSCICTIM
- the LOC106447153 gene encoding nucleolin-like, producing MGCFTGCFGLSSNTKRRNSTRKILPQHQRFCSYEPLLSSDPSDSITNVDSPEKISISNLRCEVGAEEEEKGTKKTRKRVRFNLNVQTFEPPPPSRYESYCSDDDEEEAKGEIESSRSVYPSNYRYHDCEDEDELGYGESDLEDEDYNTDDEDDDDDEDEDEDQDVTPLLNPVENIAQWKAVKAKPVRVKQIMKENVEVESDDDQARPLLKEIIVNTSLAEWLVSPKTGSAKRSPIVDITNMANRSKVPQ
- the LOC125608280 gene encoding heterogeneous nuclear ribonucleoprotein 1-like, whose product is MREKATGRPRGFGFVSFSDPAVIDRLLQSKHHIDNRDVDVKRAMSREEQSPGGGSRPVGSFDNVRTKKIFVGGLPPALTSDEFRAYFETYGPVSDAVIMIDQTTQRPRGFGFVSFDSEDSVDLVLHKTFHDLNGKQVEVKRALPKDANPGVVGGGGGRGDGGFSGYGGGGYEGRVDSSRYLPPQNAGSGYPPYGGSGYGYGSNGVGYGGFGGYGNPSGAPYGNPGVAGAGFGSGPRSSWGGQAPSGYGNVGYGNAPAAAPWGGSGPGSAMMGQGGASAGYGYGAVGGRPNSLGGGYADGSDGSGGYGNHQGNGQGGYGGGFGSGHQALQQ